The proteins below are encoded in one region of Meriones unguiculatus strain TT.TT164.6M chromosome 18, Bangor_MerUng_6.1, whole genome shotgun sequence:
- the Ltk gene encoding leukocyte tyrosine kinase receptor codes for MGCSGRLLLWLGAAGTILCSNSELRARFLTPSPLPAPVPNSQGQKVSPARSGLEPASLPNPLGARGPWLFTTCGASGRRGPTQTQCDGAYAGSSVLVTVGAAGPPGGAQLWRVPATGQYLISASGAAGGKGARNHLSRAHGIFLSAVFLLRGGEPLYILVGQQGEDACPGGSPESQLVCLGESWATGEHATTTTNGTAGVPGRRRWAGGGGGGGGATYIFRLRAGEPEPLLVAAGGGGRAYWRRPDGGRTRAAPEKLENRGAAPGSGGRGGAAGGGGGWTSRAASPQAGRSLREGAEGGEGCAEAWAALRWAAAGGFGGGGGACTAGGGGGGYRGGDTSESDTLWANGEDGISFVHPSSELYLQPLAVTEGHGEVEIRKHPNCSHCPFKDCQWQEELQMAECICPEGMELAEDSVTCLHPPTTSSPLILMGAVVAALTLSLLLMCGVLILVNQKKWQNLRGTRLPGPELELSKLRTSAIKTAPNPYYRQMGLSPARSWPLPPGLTEVSPANVTLLRALGHGAFGEVYEGLVVGLPGDSSPLQVAIKTLPGLCSNQDELDFLMEALIISKFSHQNIVRCVGLSFRAAPRLILLELMSGGDMKSFLRLSRPQPGQPSPLTTWDLLKLAQDIAQGCRYLEENHFIHRDIAARNCLLSCTGPNRVAKIGDFGMARDIYRASYYRKGGRALLPVKWMPPEALLEGIFTSKTDSWSFGVLLWEIFSLGFMPYPGHTNQEVLDFIVTGNRMNPPRSCPGPVYRIMTQCWQHQPELRPDFASILERLRFCTQDPDVLTSPLPVEAGPTLEEEAASRLENRALEGLRAPQPLELSSENLKSWGGSLGSWLPSGLKALKSRHLRPQDIWNPTYGSWTPRGPKGEDLGIDLSNGSSLHSFPGIQ; via the exons ATGGGCTGCTCGGGCcggctgctgctgtggctgggaGCCGCGG GGACTATCCTCTGCTCCAACTCGGAGCTCCGGGCACGTTTTTTAACACCCTCACCTCTGCCGGCGCCGGTCCCCAATTCCCAGGGACAGAAAGTCAGCCCCGCGCGCAGTGGCCTGGAGCCAGCTTCCCTCCCTAATCCTCTAG GCGCGCGAGGGCCTTGGCTGTTCACCACGTGTGGCGCCAGCGGCCGGAGGGGACCCACACAAACGCAGTGCGACGGCGCGTACGCAGGCAGCAGCGTGCTGGTGACCGTGGGGGCCGCCGGGCCGCCGGGCGGCGCGCAGCTGTGGCGGGTGCCGGCCACCGGGCAGTACCT GATCTCCGCCTCCGGGGCGGCGGGCGGCAAAGGCGCCAGGAACCACCTGTCCCGGGCGCACGGCATCTTCCTCTCGGCAGTCTTCCTCCTCCGTGGCGGGGAGCCGCTGTACATCCTTGTGGGCCAGCAGGGCGAGGATGCCTGTCCCGGA GGGAGCCCCGAGAGCCAGCTCGTCTGTCTCGGGGAGTCTTGGGCCACCGGAGAGCACGCGACGACGACGACGAACGGGACCGCCGGGGTCCCCGGCCGGAGACGTTGGGCCGGCGGGGGCGGGGGTGGCGGGGGCGCCACCTACATCTTTCGG CTGCGCGCGGGGGAGCCGGAGCCGCTGCTGGTGGCGGCGGGAGGCGGCGGGAGGGCCTACTGGAGGCGACCGGACGGAGGCCGGACTCGGGCGGCCCCCGAGAAGCTGGAGAACCGCGGGGCGGCGCCCGGGAGCGGCGGGAGAGGAGGCGCGGCAG GTGGCGGGGGCGGCTGGACCTCGCGGGCCGCGTCCCCGCAGGCCGGACGCTCGCTGCGGGAAGGCGCCGAGGGCGGCGAGGGCTGCGCGGAGGCCTGGGCAGCGCTCCGCTGGGCCGCGGCGGGAGGCTTCGGGGGCGGCGGCGGGGCCTGcacggcgggcggcggcggcggaggctaCCGGG GTGGCGACACTTCTGAGTCTGACACCCTCTGGGCTAATGGGGAAGATGGCATATCCTTTGTACACCCGAGTAGCGAGCTCTACCTGCAGCCTCTGGCAG TCACAGAGGGCCATGGGGAGGTGGAGATCCGAAAGCACCCCAACTGTAGTCATTGTCCTTTCAAAGACTGCCAGTGGCAGGAAGAACTCCAGATGGCTGAATGCATATGCCCCGAGGGCATGGAGCTGGCCGAGGATAGTGTCACCTGCCTGC ACCCGCCAACCACCAGCAGCCCACTGATTCTCATGGGAGCTGTAGTGGCAGCCCTGACACTGAGTCTCCTCCTGATGTGCGGAGTCCTGATTCTAG TGAACCAGAAGAAGTGGCAGAACCTGCGGGGGACCAGGCTGCCAGGCCCCGAGCTTGAGCTGAGCAAGCTTCGCACCTCTGCCATCAAGACAGCCCCCAATCCCTATTACCGTCAGATGGGGCTCAGCCCTGCCCGGTCCTGGCCTCTGCCCCCGGGGCTCACCGAGGTTTCCCCAGCCAACGTCACTCTGCTCAG AGCCCTTGGCCATGGTGCCTTTGGGGAGGTGTATGAGGGCCTAGTAGTTGGTCTTCCTGGGGACTCCAGCCCTCTGCAGGTGGCTATCAAG ACTCTGCCAGGGCTCTGCTCCAATCAGGATGAGCTGGACTTTCTCATGGAGGCTCTCATCATCAG CAAGTTCAGCCATCAGAACATTGTGCGCTGCGTGGGGCTCAGCTTCCGGGCTGCCCCTCGCCTCATTCTGCTAGAGCTGATGTCTGGAGGGGATATGAAGAGTTTTCTGAGGCTTAGCAGACCACAGCCG GGCCAGCCGTCACCTCTGACCACGTGGGACCTACTCAAGTTGGCCCAGGACATAGCCCAGGGCTGTCGCTACCTGGAGGAAAATCACTTCATCCACAG AGACATTGCTGCCCGTAACTGTCTACTGAGCTGTACTGGACCCAACCGTGTGGCCAAGATTGGAGACTTCGGAATGGCAAGAGATATCTACCG AGCCAGTTATTACCGCAAGGGGGGCCGGGCCTTGCTCCCAGTCAAGTGGATGCCCCCGGAAGCTCTCCTGGAGGGCATTTTCACATCCAAGACGGACTCCTG GTCTTTTGGGGTCCTGCTCTGGGAGATCTTCTCACTGGGTTTTATGCCCTACCCTGGGCATACCAACCAGGAGGTTCTAGACTTCATCGTCACGGGGAACCGGATGAACCCTCCTCGGAGCTGTCCTGGTCCAGT TTACCGAATCATGACCCAGTGCTGGCAGCACCAACCTGAGCTCCGGCCTGACTTTGCCAGCATCTTGGAGCGCCTTCGCTTCTGCACTCAG GACCCTGATGTGCTGACCTCACCCCTGCCGGTGGAAGCAGGGCCCACTCTAGAGGAAGAAGCAGCTTCTAGGCTGGAGAACAGGGCTCTGGAGGGTCTGAGAGCCCCACAGCCCCTGGAGCTGAGTTCAGAGAACTTGAAAAGCTGGGGAGGAAGCCTTGGCTCTTGGCTGCCCTCTGGTCTCAAGGCCCTCAAATCCAGACACCTCCGACCTCAGGACATCTGGAACCCCACCTATGGCTCCTGGACCCCAAGGGGCCCCAAGGGTGAAGACTTGGGCATTGACCTCAGCAATGGCTCCTCCTTGCATTCCTTTCCAGGCATCCAGTAG